A genomic stretch from bacterium includes:
- a CDS encoding AEC family transporter: MPANNSVAPLLIGFFIILGIGQWLRLSRKLEAVHSEILDLLVTDVTLPALAFYALAGQRIEKSVLGGVGIAWTVLLITLLLGFMMSRVLKLNRPSQGTMGICSSFSNTGFLGIPIVYMLYGSVPGTAGAAVIINAAASSLPLYTLAVALAIKYGGQGTFSGIDFLKGLFTPVTLALIIGVAFNLCKVVLPQWVLTPAQLLGGATVPLVVISLGLRLNFKGIRERLIPLLTATLIKQGVAPLIAIAIVVIFNMHGPVALAALVLSAMPTSMTSAIIASRYGCDGTMGSAIVVLTTACTGIILPIIVAVANYLHIIP, translated from the coding sequence ATGCCCGCCAACAACTCAGTTGCCCCACTGCTTATAGGTTTTTTTATCATATTAGGTATCGGGCAATGGCTACGGCTCTCACGTAAACTCGAAGCGGTCCATTCGGAAATTCTCGATCTGCTGGTGACCGATGTTACTCTGCCAGCGCTTGCCTTTTATGCACTTGCAGGGCAACGTATCGAAAAGTCAGTGTTAGGCGGGGTTGGTATTGCTTGGACAGTACTCCTAATAACTCTTCTGCTTGGTTTCATGATGTCACGAGTGCTCAAGCTCAATCGTCCATCACAGGGAACGATGGGAATTTGCTCAAGCTTCAGTAACACAGGATTTTTAGGCATCCCTATTGTTTACATGCTCTATGGCTCGGTTCCAGGAACAGCGGGGGCTGCTGTCATTATAAATGCCGCTGCCTCTTCCCTACCTCTATATACTCTCGCTGTGGCATTAGCGATTAAATACGGAGGCCAAGGAACTTTCAGCGGTATCGACTTTCTCAAAGGCCTTTTTACCCCTGTGACTTTAGCGCTGATTATCGGCGTAGCATTTAATCTATGCAAGGTTGTTTTACCACAATGGGTTCTAACACCTGCTCAACTGCTGGGAGGAGCTACCGTCCCGTTAGTGGTTATCTCTTTGGGGCTTAGACTTAATTTCAAGGGTATTCGAGAACGGCTTATACCATTGTTAACAGCAACCCTTATTAAACAAGGGGTCGCGCCACTCATTGCCATTGCCATAGTTGTTATTTTTAATATGCACGGCCCTGTAGCGTTGGCTGCTCTGGTCTTGTCAGCCATGCCCACTTCGATGACTTCGGCAATCATCGCCTCACGCTACGGATGCGACGGAACCATGGGAAGCGCGATTGTAGTCCTAACTACCGCATGCACCGGCATCATCCTCCCGATCATTGTCGCTGTGGCGAACTATCTTCATATAATTCCGTAA